From Prionailurus viverrinus isolate Anna chromosome B2, UM_Priviv_1.0, whole genome shotgun sequence, the proteins below share one genomic window:
- the SGK1 gene encoding serine/threonine-protein kinase Sgk1 isoform X1: MGEMQGALARARLESLLRPRHKKRAEAQKRSESFLLTGLAFMKQRRMGLNDFIQKIANNSYACKHPEVQSILKISQPQEPELMNANPSPPPSPSQQINLGPSSNPHAKPSDFHFLKVIGKGSFGKVLLARHKAEEAFYAVKVLQKKAILKKKEEKHIMSERNVLLKNVKHPFLVGLHFSFQTADKLYFVLDYINGGELFYHLQRERCFLEPRARFYAAEIASALGYLHSLNIVYRDLKPENILLDSQGHIVLTDFGLCKENIEHNGTTSTFCGTPEYLAPEVLHKQPYDRTVDWWCLGAVLYEMLYGLPPFYSRNTAEMYDNILNKPLQLKPNITNSARHLLEGLLQKDRTKRLGAQDDFMEIKNHVFFSLINWDDLINKKITPPFNPNVSGPSDLRHFDPEFTEEPVPSSIGRSPDSILLTASVKEAAEAFLGFSYAPPVDSFL; this comes from the exons ATGGGGGAGATGCAGGGCGCGCTGGCCAGGGCCCGGCTCGAGTCCCTGCTTCGGCCCCGCCACAAAAAGAGGGCCGAGGCGCAGAAACGCAGCGAGTCCTTCCTGCTGACCGGCCTGG CTTTCATGAAACAGAGGAGGATGGGCCTGAACGACTTTATTCAGAAGATTGCCAATAACTCCTACGCATGCAAACA CCCTGAAGTTCAGTCCATTTTGAAAATCTCCCAACCTCAGGAGCCTGAGCTTATGAATGCCAACCCTTCTCCTCCA CCAAGTCCCTCTCAGCAAATCAACCTTGGCCCGTCTTCCAATCCTCATGCGAAACCATCTGACTTTCACTTCTTGAAAGTGATTGGCAAAGGCAGTTTTGGAAAG GTTCTTCTAGCAAGACACAAAGCAGAAGAAGCATTCTATGCAGTCAAAGTTTTACAGAAGAAAGCGATTCTGAAAAAGAAGGAG GAAAAGCATATTATGTCGGAACGGAATGTTCTACTGAAGAATGTAAAACACCCTTTCCTGGTGGGCCTTCACTTCTCCTTCCAGACCGCTGACAAATTGTACTTTGTCCTCGACTATATTAATGGTGGAGAG TTGTTTTACCACCTTCAGAGGGAACGTTGCTTCCTGGAACCACGGGCTCGTTTCTACGCTGCTGAAATAGCCAGTGCCTTGGGTTACCTGCACTCTCTGAACATCGTTTATAG aGACTTAAAACCAGAGAATATTTTGCTGGATTCACAGGGACACATTGTCCTTACTGACTTTGGGCTCTGCAAGGAGAACATCGAACACAATGGCACAACATCCACCTTCTGTGGCACGCCCGAG TATCTTGCACCTGAGGTGCTCCATAAGCAGCCTTACGACAGGACCGTGGACTGGTGGTGCCTGGGGGCCGTCTTATATGAGATGCTGTATGGCCTG CCTCCTTTTTATAGCCGAAACACAGCTGAGATGTACGACAACATTCTGAACAAGCCCCTCCAGCTGAAGCCCAACATTACCAATTCTGCCAGACACCTTCTGGAGGGCCTCCTGCAGAAGGACAGGACCAAGAGGCTGGGTGCCCAGGACGACTTT ATGGAGATTAAGAATCACGTCTTCTTCTCCCTAATTAACTGGGACGATCTCATTAATAAGAAGATTACTCCCCCTTTTAACCCAAATGTG AGTGGACCTAGTGACCTGAGGCACTTTGATCCCGAATTTACCGAAGAGCCGGTCCCCAGCTCCATTGGCAGGTCCCCTGACAGCATCCTGCTCACAGCCAGCGTCAAGGAAGCGGCCGAGGCCTTCCTAGGCTTTTCCTATGCACCCCCTGTGGACTCTTTCCTCTGA
- the SGK1 gene encoding serine/threonine-protein kinase Sgk1 isoform X2 — protein sequence MTVKTEAARGTLTYSRMRGMVAILIAFMKQRRMGLNDFIQKIANNSYACKHPEVQSILKISQPQEPELMNANPSPPPSPSQQINLGPSSNPHAKPSDFHFLKVIGKGSFGKVLLARHKAEEAFYAVKVLQKKAILKKKEEKHIMSERNVLLKNVKHPFLVGLHFSFQTADKLYFVLDYINGGELFYHLQRERCFLEPRARFYAAEIASALGYLHSLNIVYRDLKPENILLDSQGHIVLTDFGLCKENIEHNGTTSTFCGTPEYLAPEVLHKQPYDRTVDWWCLGAVLYEMLYGLPPFYSRNTAEMYDNILNKPLQLKPNITNSARHLLEGLLQKDRTKRLGAQDDFMEIKNHVFFSLINWDDLINKKITPPFNPNVSGPSDLRHFDPEFTEEPVPSSIGRSPDSILLTASVKEAAEAFLGFSYAPPVDSFL from the exons ATGACGGTGAAAACCGAGGCTGCTAGGGGCACCCTCACTTACTCCAGAATGAGGGGAATGGTAGCAATTCTCATCG CTTTCATGAAACAGAGGAGGATGGGCCTGAACGACTTTATTCAGAAGATTGCCAATAACTCCTACGCATGCAAACA CCCTGAAGTTCAGTCCATTTTGAAAATCTCCCAACCTCAGGAGCCTGAGCTTATGAATGCCAACCCTTCTCCTCCA CCAAGTCCCTCTCAGCAAATCAACCTTGGCCCGTCTTCCAATCCTCATGCGAAACCATCTGACTTTCACTTCTTGAAAGTGATTGGCAAAGGCAGTTTTGGAAAG GTTCTTCTAGCAAGACACAAAGCAGAAGAAGCATTCTATGCAGTCAAAGTTTTACAGAAGAAAGCGATTCTGAAAAAGAAGGAG GAAAAGCATATTATGTCGGAACGGAATGTTCTACTGAAGAATGTAAAACACCCTTTCCTGGTGGGCCTTCACTTCTCCTTCCAGACCGCTGACAAATTGTACTTTGTCCTCGACTATATTAATGGTGGAGAG TTGTTTTACCACCTTCAGAGGGAACGTTGCTTCCTGGAACCACGGGCTCGTTTCTACGCTGCTGAAATAGCCAGTGCCTTGGGTTACCTGCACTCTCTGAACATCGTTTATAG aGACTTAAAACCAGAGAATATTTTGCTGGATTCACAGGGACACATTGTCCTTACTGACTTTGGGCTCTGCAAGGAGAACATCGAACACAATGGCACAACATCCACCTTCTGTGGCACGCCCGAG TATCTTGCACCTGAGGTGCTCCATAAGCAGCCTTACGACAGGACCGTGGACTGGTGGTGCCTGGGGGCCGTCTTATATGAGATGCTGTATGGCCTG CCTCCTTTTTATAGCCGAAACACAGCTGAGATGTACGACAACATTCTGAACAAGCCCCTCCAGCTGAAGCCCAACATTACCAATTCTGCCAGACACCTTCTGGAGGGCCTCCTGCAGAAGGACAGGACCAAGAGGCTGGGTGCCCAGGACGACTTT ATGGAGATTAAGAATCACGTCTTCTTCTCCCTAATTAACTGGGACGATCTCATTAATAAGAAGATTACTCCCCCTTTTAACCCAAATGTG AGTGGACCTAGTGACCTGAGGCACTTTGATCCCGAATTTACCGAAGAGCCGGTCCCCAGCTCCATTGGCAGGTCCCCTGACAGCATCCTGCTCACAGCCAGCGTCAAGGAAGCGGCCGAGGCCTTCCTAGGCTTTTCCTATGCACCCCCTGTGGACTCTTTCCTCTGA
- the SGK1 gene encoding serine/threonine-protein kinase Sgk1 isoform X3: MKEEAIKSPLKAFMKQRRMGLNDFIQKIANNSYACKHPEVQSILKISQPQEPELMNANPSPPPSPSQQINLGPSSNPHAKPSDFHFLKVIGKGSFGKVLLARHKAEEAFYAVKVLQKKAILKKKEEKHIMSERNVLLKNVKHPFLVGLHFSFQTADKLYFVLDYINGGELFYHLQRERCFLEPRARFYAAEIASALGYLHSLNIVYRDLKPENILLDSQGHIVLTDFGLCKENIEHNGTTSTFCGTPEYLAPEVLHKQPYDRTVDWWCLGAVLYEMLYGLPPFYSRNTAEMYDNILNKPLQLKPNITNSARHLLEGLLQKDRTKRLGAQDDFMEIKNHVFFSLINWDDLINKKITPPFNPNVSGPSDLRHFDPEFTEEPVPSSIGRSPDSILLTASVKEAAEAFLGFSYAPPVDSFL, encoded by the exons atgaaagaggaagctATAAAATCCCCTTTGAAAG CTTTCATGAAACAGAGGAGGATGGGCCTGAACGACTTTATTCAGAAGATTGCCAATAACTCCTACGCATGCAAACA CCCTGAAGTTCAGTCCATTTTGAAAATCTCCCAACCTCAGGAGCCTGAGCTTATGAATGCCAACCCTTCTCCTCCA CCAAGTCCCTCTCAGCAAATCAACCTTGGCCCGTCTTCCAATCCTCATGCGAAACCATCTGACTTTCACTTCTTGAAAGTGATTGGCAAAGGCAGTTTTGGAAAG GTTCTTCTAGCAAGACACAAAGCAGAAGAAGCATTCTATGCAGTCAAAGTTTTACAGAAGAAAGCGATTCTGAAAAAGAAGGAG GAAAAGCATATTATGTCGGAACGGAATGTTCTACTGAAGAATGTAAAACACCCTTTCCTGGTGGGCCTTCACTTCTCCTTCCAGACCGCTGACAAATTGTACTTTGTCCTCGACTATATTAATGGTGGAGAG TTGTTTTACCACCTTCAGAGGGAACGTTGCTTCCTGGAACCACGGGCTCGTTTCTACGCTGCTGAAATAGCCAGTGCCTTGGGTTACCTGCACTCTCTGAACATCGTTTATAG aGACTTAAAACCAGAGAATATTTTGCTGGATTCACAGGGACACATTGTCCTTACTGACTTTGGGCTCTGCAAGGAGAACATCGAACACAATGGCACAACATCCACCTTCTGTGGCACGCCCGAG TATCTTGCACCTGAGGTGCTCCATAAGCAGCCTTACGACAGGACCGTGGACTGGTGGTGCCTGGGGGCCGTCTTATATGAGATGCTGTATGGCCTG CCTCCTTTTTATAGCCGAAACACAGCTGAGATGTACGACAACATTCTGAACAAGCCCCTCCAGCTGAAGCCCAACATTACCAATTCTGCCAGACACCTTCTGGAGGGCCTCCTGCAGAAGGACAGGACCAAGAGGCTGGGTGCCCAGGACGACTTT ATGGAGATTAAGAATCACGTCTTCTTCTCCCTAATTAACTGGGACGATCTCATTAATAAGAAGATTACTCCCCCTTTTAACCCAAATGTG AGTGGACCTAGTGACCTGAGGCACTTTGATCCCGAATTTACCGAAGAGCCGGTCCCCAGCTCCATTGGCAGGTCCCCTGACAGCATCCTGCTCACAGCCAGCGTCAAGGAAGCGGCCGAGGCCTTCCTAGGCTTTTCCTATGCACCCCCTGTGGACTCTTTCCTCTGA